TGATATCCCCCAGCTGTTCGAGAACATCTATAAGGCATGCAAGGAGCAATAAGATGGATACACTTGACACACAAAGCCGGAAAAAGCTTGAGGCCCTTAATAATCCTCACGCAGTTAAAATCGTTGAGGACTACATCAGCCTATGCAAGCCCAGCAAAGTGGCTGTTCTCACAGACTCTGCAGAAGATCTTGCGTACATAAGAAAGAAAGCTTTGGAGACCCAGGAGGAAGATTCTCTTAGGATCCGCGGCCATACTGTGCATTTTGACGGAATCCAGGATCAGGGAAGGGATCTGGTGAACACAAGGGTGCTGCTTCCCAAGGGAAAGCAGCTCAGCAAGTCTATTGAGACCCTTGAGCGCGATACAGGATTGAAAGAGGTTATGCGCCTCCTCGATGGAATCATGAAAGGCAAGGAGATGTTCGTCAAGTTCTACTGCCTTGGCCCGGTAAATTCGCAATTCTCAATCCCGGCGCTTCAGATTACAGACTCTGCTTATGTGGTTCACGCAGAAGATATTTTATACCGCCAGGGATATGGCCAGTTCAAGAATCTGAATGGCTCAAGCAGCTTCTTTCATTTTGTGCACGCTGCTGGTGAACTTGATGATCGAAAGGTCTCAAAGAATGTGGGCCAGCGCAGGGTCTATATGGACCTGGAAGAGGAGCGTGTGTTTGCCATTAACACCCAGTATGCAGGGAACAGCGTAGGCCTTAAGAAGCTGGCGCTCCGGCTGGCGATCAGCAAGGCAAATAAGGAGGATTGGCTCTGCGAGCACATGTTCCTGATGGGCGTGCATCCTCCAGGGAAAAAAAGGGTTACCTATTTCACAGGGGCATATCCGACTGCCTGCGGCAAGACCAGCACAGCCATGGTCCCGGGCCAGAGCATTATAGGAGATGACATTGCCTATATCCGGCCGGACGAATCAGGAAGAGCAACGGCAGTCAATGTGGAGCAGGGAATCTTTGGGATTATCGCAGACATTAATCCTACGGATGATCCCCTGATCTACGCTGCATTGACAACCCCGCGTGAGCTGATTTTTTCAAACATCCTGATTGCTGATAAGCATCCGTATTGGTTAGGCATGGGAAAAGAGCCCCCAAATCAGGGAGTGAATTTCTCCGGGGAATGGCAAAAAGGAAAGAAGGATGCAGCAGGCAAGGAGATCTCCTTTAGCCATAAGAACGCCCGTTATACAATCAGGATCAGCGAGCTTGGAAATGCAGACCCGCACAGAGATGCCCCTAATGGAGTGCCTGTCTCTGCGTTCATCTACGGAGGAAGGGATACCGACACCTCTGTTCCGGTGCTGCAGAGCCTGAGCTGGCCCCACGGAGTGTTTATAGGAGCCTGCCTGGAATCCGAGACAGCTGCAGGAACATCTGAGAAAGAAGGGACACGGAAGCACAACCCGATGTCAAACATTGAGTTTCTGACAGTTCCCCTTGGAGTATATATCAGGAATCACCTTGAATTTGGCGAGAGGCTTGATGCCCCTCCCTTAATCTTTGCGACAAATTACTTCCTCCAGAAGGATGGAAACTTCCTCAATGAGAAAACCGATAAGAAGGTCTGGCTGATGTGGATGGAGGGCAGGGTCCACGGAGAGTATGATGCCCTGGCAAC
This genomic window from Candidatus Nanoarchaeia archaeon contains:
- a CDS encoding phosphoenolpyruvate carboxykinase (GTP), with amino-acid sequence MDTLDTQSRKKLEALNNPHAVKIVEDYISLCKPSKVAVLTDSAEDLAYIRKKALETQEEDSLRIRGHTVHFDGIQDQGRDLVNTRVLLPKGKQLSKSIETLERDTGLKEVMRLLDGIMKGKEMFVKFYCLGPVNSQFSIPALQITDSAYVVHAEDILYRQGYGQFKNLNGSSSFFHFVHAAGELDDRKVSKNVGQRRVYMDLEEERVFAINTQYAGNSVGLKKLALRLAISKANKEDWLCEHMFLMGVHPPGKKRVTYFTGAYPTACGKTSTAMVPGQSIIGDDIAYIRPDESGRATAVNVEQGIFGIIADINPTDDPLIYAALTTPRELIFSNILIADKHPYWLGMGKEPPNQGVNFSGEWQKGKKDAAGKEISFSHKNARYTIRISELGNADPHRDAPNGVPVSAFIYGGRDTDTSVPVLQSLSWPHGVFIGACLESETAAGTSEKEGTRKHNPMSNIEFLTVPLGVYIRNHLEFGERLDAPPLIFATNYFLQKDGNFLNEKTDKKVWLMWMEGRVHGEYDALATPVGFIPKYEDLHTLFRDIFKKEYTHKEYEHQFSIRISKLLERIARIEVAYAEENLPQLFHQHLDQQRKRLLEAKREFGDVVPPSSFSGQYS